The following DNA comes from Candidatus Flexicrinis proximus.
GGTATACCGGCCGGACTCCCCGTCTATCATGCGCCGGGAGATGCAGGGTCAACCACCATCGGCGCCGGCAGCGGCGAGAGCGGCCGCGCCTATGGTTATCTCGGAACCAGTGGATGGGTGGGTTTCACAGCGGACAATCCCGGGGCCCCGGCGCAGGGTGTGTTTACGCTGGCGCATCCCCGTGCAGGCCAGTTCATGCAGGTTGCGCCGCTGCTCACCGCCGGGGGAAACCTGGAATGGGTGCGCGAGCTGTTTGGCCAGCCTGACTACACAGGGGTGATCGGCGAAGCCGTCGCTCGCCCCATCTCAGGGGTGATTTATCTGCCCTATCTCAACGGGGAACGTGCGCCCTTTGTCGACCCACTTGCGCGGGCAGCGTTCATTGGGATGAGTCCCGGCACGACTCGGGCCGATCTGACGCGCGCCGTGCTTGAAGGAGTCGCCTTTGCGTACCGGCACGCGCTCGATACCCTGATGACTGAACCACTGAGCCGTCTGATCCTGACCGGCGGCGGTACCCGCTCAGGCGCGTGGTGCCAGATGTTCGCGGATATCCTCAACGTCCCCATCGTGTTAGTCGAAGATGCTGAAAACGTGGCGCTGCGGGGTGCATTTGTTTCGGCCCAGGTAGCGCTGGGATCCCGTGCGGATTACGCGCTGGCAGCGGCTGATTCTGATGGCGCTATCCTTGCCCCAAATTCGGCTCTGTCTGCGACCTATACGCGCAAGTACGCGGTATACCGTGCGGCCTATCCCGCGCTGAAGACTCTATTCAGCATGGGATGAGCTTGGTCTGCCATCCAGCCCAAGCCGCCGGTTCTAGTCGCTGTAGTTGCGAATCCACGAAAATCCCAATATTGTGTAATGAATGCCAACAACACAAAGTGGGGAGTTGATGTGATGTTACGCATACCTGCCGGATTTCTGATGTTCTTGGTAATAATAGGGGTGTCCAACGCTCAGGAAGCGCCGCGCTTCGAACCCGCGGCTCCTCCGTTCGCCACTCCGGTTTATACGCGCGCCGACTCTGGCGAAATTGTACGCCTTGACGGACAGCCCATTTTGCGCGCCGGCCCTTTCACCGTTAACACTACAAACGATACTGTGGATGTTAGCCCCGGGAACGGCACTTGTGCCGATTCGACGGGGGCGTGCTCACTGCGCGCGGCCATTATGGAAACCAATGCCGCGGCGACATCGGCAGTGATCAGCGTCCCTGCCGGCAAATATTACCTGACTCGCGTCTCGGGCACTGAAGCAGCTCATGAATTCGAGGATTCGACCTTCGACCTCGACATCACCTCATCGATCACCCTCAATGGCTCCGACACGGGTAAAACAGTCATTATCGGGGGCGGGAGTTCGCGCGTATTCCACGTCAACGCCTTTTCGAATATCTACAATGTGGAGATCATGTCCGGCCAACAGGCTAACGGCAACGGCGGTGGCGTTTACGTTACCGGGTCTGGAAACCTGCTGATGGGAACAACCTACATCCACGGTAACGCTGCGATGTACGGCGCGGGTGCAGCAGTTGCCGGCGGCGGCATACTCTTCCTGATAAAGTCGTCGGTGTTATCCAACGCCTCGACACTTGGAAGCGGGGGAATTGACGCTTTTGGGAGTACAACTCAGCTCTATGTCTATAACTCGACTATCGCCCAGAACGGAACGGTCAATCAGGGCGGCGGGATTTCGGTTGAAGGCACGGCCACCGCGATCCTGAGTAACACATCGATCGGCCAGAACACCGTATCTTCGCCGAGTGGTTCAGGGGGCGGCCTGAACGTTTCGGCCGGCAGCACAGCGGAGTTGTATAACACCGGGATCGGGTACAACACAGCAAATACCAACCCTGATTGCGCGGGAGCAATCGTCTCCAACGGATCGAACGCATTCGAGTCCGCCAGCGGCTGTACAGGTGTGCATG
Coding sequences within:
- a CDS encoding CSLREA domain-containing protein, which translates into the protein MLRIPAGFLMFLVIIGVSNAQEAPRFEPAAPPFATPVYTRADSGEIVRLDGQPILRAGPFTVNTTNDTVDVSPGNGTCADSTGACSLRAAIMETNAAATSAVISVPAGKYYLTRVSGTEAAHEFEDSTFDLDITSSITLNGSDTGKTVIIGGGSSRVFHVNAFSNIYNVEIMSGQQANGNGGGVYVTGSGNLLMGTTYIHGNAAMYGAGAAVAGGGILFLIKSSVLSNASTLGSGGIDAFGSTTQLYVYNSTIAQNGTVNQGGGISVEGTATAILSNTSIGQNTVSSPSGSGGGLNVSAGSTAELYNTGIGYNTANTNPDCAGAIVSNGSNAFESASGCTGVHVNDYVGDLRFTGPNYFTRNPYPMYGLLPGSALIDGGAAAYCQATDATGTPRPMNSTCDIGVYEYIVRGVGNNSFEQAGPSPKVPAFWTGSGLGSKDRRRCDLSSSNRALSGFCIFEFKGAPGKAARLIYPSAFVMQTAGKTLYLSGAVRAKNAVVGGKLIAKITYVGPTAGPNGNGKDKLKVAIPAGTYAYQWLSVSKPAADNIQSLKVVILYAGASGTVRVDGVDFTAYTPIARDPGPLPVPPPLN